A stretch of the Archangium violaceum genome encodes the following:
- a CDS encoding DUF1571 domain-containing protein: MTTPALSSSPDLPSLARLSLEERRAQVKALSREQLAELFAGASTQELLEAGKVSATRMGTYETQVVKRERVSGELLKPQTIHLWVRQSPRALRLEVLDGPAKGRKVVYDASVKKNELRVREAGVLGIAGAVWIDMNGRLARGDTNHPVTDFAFTSIIGILEDCFAKGEAVGGYSRQDEGLDATGRYCITFDAPDGGAHLYAKRARICVDPVLALPVVLEIDDARGPLERFDFSHVQPVSRADFSPSSL; encoded by the coding sequence ATGACGACGCCCGCTCTTTCGTCCTCTCCGGATCTTCCCTCCCTCGCTCGGCTGTCGCTGGAGGAGCGGCGCGCCCAGGTGAAGGCACTCTCGCGCGAGCAGCTGGCGGAGCTGTTCGCGGGGGCGTCGACCCAGGAACTGCTGGAGGCGGGGAAGGTGTCCGCCACCCGGATGGGCACCTATGAGACGCAGGTGGTGAAGCGCGAGCGCGTCTCCGGCGAGTTGCTGAAGCCGCAGACGATCCACCTGTGGGTCCGGCAATCGCCTCGGGCCCTGCGGCTGGAGGTCCTGGACGGACCCGCCAAGGGACGGAAGGTGGTCTATGACGCCTCGGTGAAGAAGAACGAGCTGCGGGTCCGCGAGGCGGGAGTCCTCGGCATCGCTGGCGCGGTGTGGATCGACATGAACGGCAGACTTGCCCGTGGCGACACGAACCACCCCGTCACGGATTTCGCCTTCACGTCCATCATCGGCATCCTGGAGGACTGCTTCGCGAAGGGAGAGGCGGTCGGCGGATATTCCCGGCAGGACGAAGGGCTGGACGCGACGGGACGCTACTGCATCACCTTCGACGCGCCCGACGGTGGGGCGCACCTGTACGCGAAGCGTGCGCGCATCTGCGTGGATCCGGTGCTGGCCCTACCGGTCGTGCTGGAGATCGACGACGCGCGCGGACCGTTGGAGCGCTTCGACTTCAGTCACGTGCAGCCGGTGTCCAGGGCCGATTTCTCTCCGTCGTCCCTCTGA
- a CDS encoding transposase domain-containing protein, translating to MPEPAGYRVAALYYSLTETAKLCGVDPKRYLREAALAALLEEPIPLPNQLAQPAEG from the coding sequence ATGCCGGAGCCGGCGGGGTACCGAGTGGCGGCCCTCTACTACAGCCTGACGGAGACGGCGAAGCTGTGCGGGGTGGACCCCAAGCGCTACCTGCGAGAGGCCGCGCTGGCGGCCCTGCTCGAGGAACCGATTCCCCTGCCCAACCAGCTCGCGCAGCCCGCCGAGGGCTGA
- a CDS encoding MerR family transcriptional regulator: MAARGERRGRTAVDRSAFPYRMKDLCERAGLSRQVVHFYIQQGLLPEGRKTGHNMAFYGEQHLKRLQLIRQLQEERFMPLKAIRAMLEERDDAFTPKQRELISEVRQRLGPSIGVVGQKDTVGAAELLKETGVSRTELARMEELGLLVTRKQGGRTVLARDDVFLVELWGQLKKAGFTEALGFRVDDLRIYTKAMFSLFVSEAQLLSDRLTRLPPGQAAEMVERALPLINTLLVRYHTAQVRNFLATH, translated from the coding sequence ATGGCGGCGCGAGGCGAGCGGCGGGGACGGACGGCGGTGGATCGCTCCGCGTTCCCGTACCGCATGAAGGACCTGTGCGAGCGCGCGGGTCTGTCCCGGCAGGTGGTGCACTTCTACATCCAGCAGGGACTCCTGCCGGAGGGACGGAAGACGGGCCACAACATGGCCTTCTACGGTGAGCAGCACCTGAAGCGGCTCCAGCTCATCCGACAGCTCCAGGAGGAGCGCTTCATGCCGCTCAAGGCCATCCGCGCCATGCTGGAGGAGCGCGACGATGCCTTCACCCCGAAGCAGCGCGAGCTGATCTCCGAGGTGCGCCAGCGACTGGGGCCCTCGATTGGCGTCGTCGGGCAGAAGGACACGGTGGGCGCGGCGGAGCTGCTGAAGGAGACGGGTGTGAGCCGCACGGAGCTGGCACGCATGGAGGAGCTGGGCCTGCTCGTCACCCGCAAGCAGGGCGGGCGCACGGTGCTGGCACGCGATGACGTGTTCCTCGTGGAGCTGTGGGGCCAGCTCAAGAAGGCGGGCTTCACGGAGGCGCTGGGCTTCCGGGTGGACGATCTGCGCATCTACACGAAGGCCATGTTCTCGCTGTTCGTGAGCGAGGCGCAGCTGCTCAGCGACCGGCTCACCCGCCTACCGCCGGGACAGGCCGCGGAGATGGTCGAGCGCGCCCTGCCGCTCATCAACACGCTCCTCGTCCGCTACCACACCGCCCAGGTCCGCAACTTCCTGGCCACGCATTGA
- a CDS encoding OmpP1/FadL family transporter, translating into MKALALLTALFCPLFASASGLYVGDRGVRPLGRGGAFVAGADDLGALWYNPAGLMDAGASVLFDGAWVRSSTDFTRHALVTDGAGATRVSELPSVRGSSEFLPIPTMAGAWVLGEKKQFVVAAGVLAPQMAVMSYPLVLEDGTPSPARYSLVTLDGSLLVIPGVSAAYRPSDFLQVGAGVNVLTGSFVTQTVFNTGPPDRVLSAPEDPSYDALAELKATGLLAPSASFGVIVRPMKRVRVGLSGQLGYILDAPATVRVRLPSAAVFAQARQEGKEARLKLVLPAILRAGVEVSPLDALRVELGYAREFWSSHEAIDIVPEDVRIHDVIGIPSPFNVPAISIPRRFRDSQSFRLGGEYSLAVGSAFALDVRAGLSYEQSAIPAAYLAPLTVDSDRVTGSVGLGLRLGERLRLDAVYSRAFGGQREVSPSEAAVPRINPLAGEEFPTTPVNGGRYQVRTSILGVGLRYQLQTP; encoded by the coding sequence GTGAAGGCGCTCGCTCTCCTGACGGCGCTCTTCTGTCCCCTGTTCGCGAGCGCCAGCGGCCTGTACGTGGGAGATCGCGGTGTCCGTCCCCTGGGGCGCGGAGGCGCCTTCGTGGCGGGCGCGGACGACCTGGGGGCGCTCTGGTACAACCCGGCGGGCCTGATGGACGCGGGGGCGAGCGTGCTGTTCGACGGCGCCTGGGTGCGCTCCTCAACGGACTTCACACGGCATGCGCTGGTGACGGACGGCGCGGGCGCCACGCGGGTGAGCGAGCTGCCCTCCGTGCGGGGCTCGTCCGAGTTCCTGCCCATTCCAACGATGGCGGGAGCCTGGGTGCTCGGTGAGAAGAAGCAATTCGTGGTCGCCGCGGGCGTGCTGGCGCCGCAGATGGCGGTGATGAGCTATCCCCTGGTGCTGGAGGACGGAACACCTTCCCCGGCGCGCTACTCGTTGGTCACGCTGGATGGCTCGCTGTTGGTCATTCCCGGGGTGTCGGCGGCGTACCGGCCCTCCGACTTCCTCCAGGTGGGCGCGGGCGTGAACGTGCTCACGGGCAGCTTCGTGACGCAGACCGTGTTCAACACGGGTCCCCCGGACCGGGTGCTCTCGGCGCCGGAGGATCCGTCCTACGATGCATTGGCGGAGCTGAAGGCCACGGGCCTGCTGGCGCCAAGCGCGAGCTTCGGCGTCATCGTGCGTCCGATGAAGCGGGTACGCGTGGGGCTGAGCGGACAGCTCGGGTACATCCTGGACGCACCCGCCACGGTCCGCGTGCGGCTGCCGAGCGCGGCGGTGTTCGCCCAGGCGCGACAGGAGGGGAAGGAGGCCCGGCTGAAGCTCGTGCTGCCGGCGATCCTCCGGGCGGGTGTGGAGGTCAGTCCCCTGGATGCACTGAGGGTGGAGCTGGGCTATGCGCGGGAGTTCTGGTCCTCGCATGAGGCCATCGATATCGTTCCGGAAGACGTGCGCATCCACGACGTGATTGGTATCCCCAGCCCGTTCAACGTGCCCGCCATCTCGATTCCCCGCCGGTTCAGGGACAGCCAGTCGTTCCGGCTCGGGGGCGAGTATTCCCTCGCGGTGGGCAGCGCGTTCGCGCTCGATGTGCGGGCGGGCCTCAGCTACGAGCAGAGCGCGATTCCCGCGGCGTACCTCGCCCCGCTGACGGTGGACTCGGACAGGGTGACGGGCTCGGTGGGCCTGGGTCTGCGGTTGGGGGAGCGTTTGCGGCTGGACGCGGTGTATTCGCGAGCCTTTGGTGGGCAGCGCGAGGTGTCTCCCTCGGAGGCCGCGGTGCCACGCATCAACCCACTTGCGGGAGAGGAGTTCCCGACGACTCCCGTGAATGGAGGCCGCTACCAGGTGCGGACGAGCATCCTGGGGGTGGGCCTTCGCTACCAACTCCAGACGCCATGA